A region from the Vicia villosa cultivar HV-30 ecotype Madison, WI linkage group LG3, Vvil1.0, whole genome shotgun sequence genome encodes:
- the LOC131659754 gene encoding protein MAIN-LIKE 1-like, producing MTVVHDYGSVANISLNNISEVVRRRGGSIGMRRGGRQRREADGERHQEVAPEAGPQYPTFLEGPSDTSILTRYQDHVARHLWFGKERRPKTTIKVAAHGSKLIGCVPQMLPRVMNDWLVASGLSSLQHTSLYRVDTHLLSAFVERWHPETSSFHMSFGEMTITLDDVSCLLHIPIRGELVDPDIVVTDYDVIHLAVELFGVSLSDASREASSVRGLYYKLDWLKQVFEQQRAADNFIGATRAYIMLLLGCIILADKTFTLVEAKYPTIQEVASFVRYFFQSVVTGGNGNPSFMFICI from the exons ATGACGGTTGTTCATGATTATGGTTCCGTCGCCAACATTAGCTTGAACAATATTAGTGAAG tgGTTCGTAGAAGAGGAGGTTCGATCGGAATGCGCCGAGGAGGAAGACAACGTCGAGAGGCTGATGGCGAGAGACATCAAGAAGTTGCACCGGAGGCTGGTCCGCAGTACCCGACATTTCTCGAAGGACCGAGCGATACTTCTATTTTGACTCGGTATCAGGATCATGTTGCCCGCCATTTATGGTTCGGCAAG GAGAGACGACCAAAGACAACCATAAAGGTTGCTGCACATGGGAGCAAATTAATAGGATGTGTTCCGCAAATGCTCCCAAGGGTGATGAATGATTGGTTAGTTGCCTCTGGTCTTTCATCTCTGCAGCATACTAGTTTGTACAGAGTAGATACGCATCTTTTATCTGCTTTTGTTGAGAGATGGCATCCTGAAACATCGTCATTTCATATGTCGTTCGGCGAGATGACCATTACGCTAGATGATGTTTCATGTCTTCTTCATATACCTATTAGGGGTGAGCTGGTTGACCCCGATATTGTTGTCACTGATTATGATGTTATCCATCTAGCTGTAGAATTGTTTGGTGTTTCATTGAGTGATGCATCTAGGGAGGCTTCTTCCGTAAGGGGTCTTTATTATAAGTTGGATTGGTTGAAACAAGTATTTGAGCAACAAAGAGCTGCTGATAACTTTATAGGTGCTACCAGAGCCTACATCATGTTGCTGTTAGGTTGTATTATTCTTGCCGACAAAACGTTTACTCTTGTCGAGGCAAAATATCCTACCATCCAAGAAGTCGCATCTTTTGTGCGATATTTCTTCCAATCAGTTGTGACAGGTGGCAACGGAAATCCTTCATTCATGTTTATctgtatataa